Genomic segment of Pontibacter liquoris:
GCAAAACTAAGGTATAAATCTCTGAAATCCATACAAGACCTCAAAAAGTTTTAACTTATTAATTATCAGCAACAAGGGTAGCCGGCCTCTCTCCTATGGCTTATCTTCGTTTGCCATCCGATTGTGCCGGCTACCCTTGCCTGTGTTTGCGTTTGTACCTTCCGGAATCAGATATCGACCCGCACGGTCCAGTGGCCGGGCTCGGTCACCACAAACCGCACCTCACGGTCATACAGCACGGTTTTCATTTTATTTGGTGCTTTAAACCGCACATACCCTTCAAAGGGAACCGAGATGTTATCAAAGCCCATGTAGCTGCCCGACGAAACGGTGGTGCCGCTGTTGCCGATCAGCTGCAGGTCTTCAGCGGTGTGAACGGGCATGCCCGAGCTCATCACAATGATTTCTACCTTGTTATTGTTGTCTCCTTCCTCATTTTTGCGGATCAGCGTGGCCCGGGTCACATCGCGGGTCATGGTTATGCGCGAGGAGGTGGCTTCTTTTTTGTTTTTCTTCTTCTTTTTCCTGGAGGTGCTGCTTTCTGTTTTCGCAGCGGTGGTGTCCTGCAATAGCACAGCAGCCGCACTAGTATGCGCTGCACTTACCGGAGGTGGAGAAACAGGTTGCTGTGTTGGAAACATGCCCAAAGCAGCAAGAAAAATGATGGGTAAAACGGTTGCCATGTTCATACCTGTGCCATGTTATGTGATTATAAATATAATAAATTTAACTATTCATCACAATCACACCGGCACGAATTAACAGGCCTTTCACAGGCTTTTCAGCATCTCGATCTGCTCGTCGTTCAGCAGAATATAGCGGTTGTTAAAGGGGTTGGCGTAAAACTTCTCGGCTATCACATACTCACCGGATTTCAGCTTGTGTATGTTATAACTAAACAAGCTGTTAGAGCGCTCAATTACCAGTTCGGTGGCGCTCAGGTCTACCTGCTGCCCGCAGGTGGTGGTCACAATCTCAGAATTGGTGGCTGTTACTGGCATAGAAATTTATAAGGTGTTGGCATTTCTTTACGCATAAACCTGCTGCAAGTGACAGTGTTAAAGTATAAAACACGACAAAGTTTTCCACAACGGCTGTTGTTATACCTGGTACAAGCTTAAAAACCAGCGCATGGGCTGTACCTTATGGTATTAATTCCTACTTTTGCACATCCGTTACCAAAGCCAGACAAACGTGGAACAACAACTCACTACTGTAGAAACTGCCCGGAAGCTCGGCCTTCTGGAAGAGGAATTTGAACGCATCACCCAAATATTAGGGCGCACCCCCAACTTTACCGAACTAAGTATCTTCTCGGTGATGTGGTCGGAACACTGCTCTTATAAGAACTCCATTGTCTGGCTTAAAACGCTCCCGAAGTCCTCGCCCCGTATCCTGGCCGAGGCTGGCGAAGAAAACGCCGGTCTGGTAGATATTGGCGACGGGTATGCCTGCAGCTTTAAAATAGAATCGCACAACCACCCGTCGGCCATCGAGCCCTACCAGGGCGCCGCAACCGGTGTGGGCGGCATTAACCGCGATATCTTTACCATGGGTGCCCGCCCGATCGCGCAGCTTAACTCGCTTCGATTCGGCAACCCGCAATCCGAGAAAACACAGCGCCTGCTAAGAGGCGTAGTAAAAGGCATTGGCGATTATGGCAATGCCTTCGGTATCCCAACCGTTGGCGGCGAGCTGTTCTTTGACGAGTGCTACAACATCAACCCGCTGGTAAATGCGTTTTCGGCCGGTATCGTAAAAGTTGGCGAAACGGCTTCTGCCACGTCTTATGGTGCAGGCAACCCGGTATTCATCGTGGGCTCTGCCACTGGTAAAGACGGCATCCATGGCGCTGCGTTCGCGTCGAAAGATATTACCGAAGATTCGGCCAAAGACCTGCCATCGGTGCAGGTAGGTGATCCGTTCCAGGAAAAACTATTGCTCGAGGCAACGCTCGAGATCATCCGCTCCGGCGCCGTGATCGGTATGCAGGACATGGGCGCTGCCGGCATTACCTGCTCTACTTCCGAGATGAGCGCCAAAGGCGAGCACGGCATGGATATCTGGCTGGACAAAGTACCGACCCGCCAGAAAAACATGGTGCCCTTCGAGATCCTGTTATCAGAAAGCCAGGAGCGTATGCTGATCGTGATGAAGAAAGGCGAAGAGCAAACTATAAAAGCTATCTGCGACAAGTGGGATTTGTACTGCGAGCAGATCGGCGTAGTAACTGAGGGCGGCCAGTTAAGATATTATCAGAACGGCGAGTTAGTAGCCGAAGTACCGGCACACGACCTGGTACTGGGCGGCGGCGCGCCGGTATACCACCGCGAATACCGCGAGCCGGCCTACTTTGCCGAAGCCAAGAAATTCAACATCGACCAGGTACAGGAGCCGGAAGATTACCAGGCTGTAGCCGAGTTCCTGGCCACGCACCCTAACATCGCTTCCAAGCGCTGGGTATACCGCCAGTATGACTCCATGGTAGGCACAGCCACCATGAGCACCAATTTACCAGCCGATGCGGCCGTTGTTAAAGTAAAAGGCACCGACAAATCGATTGTAGTAACAGTAGACTGCAACAGCCGCTACGTGCATGCCGACCCGGAGCAGGGATGCGCCATTGCTGTGGCCGAAGCTGCCCGCAACATAGTTTGCGCCGGCGGCGAACCGGTAGCCATTACCAACTGCCTTAACTTTGGCAACCCTTACATACCCGAAGTATACTGGCAGTTTGTGGGCGCTATCAAAGGCATGGGCAAAGCCTGCAACGCCTTCGGCACGCCGGTAACAGGTGGTAACGTAAGTTTCTACAACCAGTCCTCCGACGAAGGGCCCGTATTCCCAACGCCAACCATCGGCATGCTGGGTATCATGGAGAAAAAGGACAACCAGATGACCCTAGCCTTCCAGCAGGCCGGCGATGCGATTTACCTGGTGGGCAATGCGCAGAACGATATAGCCTCTTCCGAATACCTCTACTCCTACCACAACGTGAAGCTTTCGCCGGCGCCATACTTTAATATGGACGAGGAAGTGAAGCTGCAGGCGGCGGTAAAAGAACTTATCACCAAAAAGCTGGTGCGCTCGGCGCACGACGTGGCCGATGGCGGTTTATACATTACCTTATTAGAGGCAGCCATGCCGCTGGAGCTGGGTTTTGACATCGAAACAGATAAAAATTTCAGAAAAGATGCGTTTTTATTTGGCGAGAGCCAGGGCCGCGTGGTGGTATCGGTTTCGCCGGACCAGCAAGCTGCTTTTGAGAAATCGCTTCAAAATAACAGCGTGAATTTCACAAAATTAGGTGTGGTAACCCGCCACGACTGCCATATCGACGGTGCGCTTTTCCATGGCATTACGGTTGCAAAAAAACACTATGACACGGCGCTAGAGCAGATTTTAGACTAAATTTTTTAAATTATTTTTCAGCAATTGTTTGCAGTTTAAAATCGTCTCTCTATCTTTGCATCACCGAAAGGCGAAGGGGCTTCCACCCAGTAGTTAAGTAGGTACTCTGTCCGATGGTGTAACTGGCAACACGTCTGATTTTGGTTCAGAAGAGTCCAGGTTCGAGCCCTGGTCGGACAACATAAAAAAGAACAATCACCCGCATGGGTATTGTTCTTTTTTTGTTTTAAGGCCCCGTGTAACTAATTAAAAATCAGAAAAATGTGGTGCCGGGTACGCATAATTTTGGTAGCTTTGCAGGCATAATTACCTAAATCCTCAACTTTAGCATCCTTATGCCGCAGGTTAAAATTTTCTCGGGTTCTGCCTCTCAGTATCTGGCTGAAAAAATAGCAGCCGCTTATGGCACCAAACTGGGCGACCTGACAATCTCCCGCTTCAGCGACGGTGAAATAGGCGTTCATTACAACGAATCTGTTCGCGGGGCCGAAGTTTTTATTGTGCTCTCCACGTTTCCGCCGGCCGACAACCTGATGGAGCTCATGCTGCTGGTTGATGCGGCCAAACGGGCTTCGGCACACAAAGTATGCGTGGTGGTGCCTTACTACGGTTATGCCCGCCAGGACAGAAAAGACAAGCCCCGTGTGGCTATCGGCTCCAAGGTGGTAGCAAACGCGATCCAGTCGGTAGGCACCGACCGCCTGATGACCTGCGACCTGCACGCCGGCCAGATCCAGGGTTTCTTTGACATTCCGGTAGATCATTTGGATGGCTCTGCTATCTTTGTGCCCTACCTGCGCAGCCTCAACCTGGGCGCCGACCTGATCTTCGCTTCGCCTGATGTGGGCGGCGTGGTGAGAACAAGATCGTTTGCCAAGAACTTTGGCGCTGAAATGGTTGTTTGCGACAAACACCGCAAACGCGCCAACGAGATCGCCTCGATGCAGGTGATCGGCGATGTGGAAGGCATGGACGTGGTGCTGGTGGACGACATGGTGGATACAGCCGGTACGATCACCAAAGCTGCCGAGCTGTTAAAAGACAAAGGCGCAAAATCGGTGCGGGCCATTGCCACCCACCCGATCCTTTCGGGACCGGCTTACGAGCGCATTCAGAACTCAGTGCTCGAAGAGTTGGTAGTGTCTGATACCATACCGCTAAAGCAGCAGTGCGATAAAATAAAGGTGCTGTCTTTTGCAGACCTGTTCGCCCGGGCTATTAACAACGTGGTTACCCACGAGTCGATCAGCTCGCTGTTTATTTAATTACGTTTTTCGTTACCCGTTGCTCGTTTTTCGAAAAGAAGGCGAACAACGACAAACGAAGAACGATCAACGAAAAAGGCTATACTTTTGTAGCGATATATATTTTTAACAAACATTTTTTATGCAAACATTAGAGATTATAGGGTTTAAAAGAGCAAATCTCGGTAAGCAGCAATCCAAAGAGCTGCGCAATGAGTCTTTTGTACCAGGCGTATTGTATGGTGGTGGAGAGCAAGTGCACTTCTACTCGCCTGCTATCCTGTTCAGAGACTTGGTTTATTCGCCAGAAGTATACGAAGTTGACCTCAACATCGAAGGCACCCACTACAGAGCCATTCTGCAGGATGTGCAATTCCACCCGGTAAACGAGGTGTTGCTGCACGTAGACTTCCTGCAACTGCACGATGACAAAGAAGTGAGAATGGATATCCCGGTTAAAATGGTAGGCGTATCGCCTGGTGTTTTGGCTGGTGGTAAGCTGGTAACAAAACTGCGCAAACTGAAAGTGAAAGCGCTTCCAGCTAACCTGCCTGATTTTGTAGAAGTTGATATCACTGACCTTGAACTGGGTAAGTCTATCAAAGTTAGCAAGATCAAAACAGGTAACTACGAGATCCTGACTAACCCATTGGCGCCAGTAGCAACTGTTACTATTCCGCGTGCCCTTAAGAGCGCACAGACGGAAGAAGCCCGTGGCAAGAAATAAGCTTCCGCTTATACTGTCTAAACAAGATCCTGTTCTGCCATGTGGCAGGGCAGGATTTTTTGTTTCAAATATTTAGGACACAGGATACAAGATGCAAGACACAAGACTTGTTATACCTTTGAAGCGACAATAGGGCAAATGCTTTAGCGGATAATTTTCAATCATTATCCTGCATCTTATGTCCAGCGTCTTGTGCCTAAAAAATATGTTCAATCTCCTTAAAACGTGGCTGGGGCTCGCTGCTCCGGCTACTTCCGAAGATACAAGTATGAAATACCTGATTGTGGGCCTCGGCAACATAGGCCCCGAATACGCTGAAACGCGCCACAACATAGGCTTTATGGTGCTCGATTACCTGTCCGGTAAGTATGAGGGCCATTTTGAGGTGAGCCGCCATGCCTTTGTAACCGAGATCAAGAGCAAGGGCCGTACCTATGTGCTGGTAAAACCTACCACCTACATGAACCTGAGCGGAAAAGCCGTGGGCCACTACCTAAACACGCTGAAAATTCCGGCCGAGCAAATGCTGGTGATCACCGACGACATTGCTCTGCCGTTTGGCAAGATCCGCATCCGCGCCAAAGGCAGCGCCGGCGGCCACAACGGCCTGAAGCATATTGAAGAAACGCTGGGCCATAACAATTACCCGCGCCTGCGCTTTGGCGTGGGAGACGCTTTCCATAAGGGCAAGCAGGTAGATTATGTGCTTAGCAAATTCAGCGCCGACGAGCAGATTGACCTGCAAACCCTGATCGAGAAAGCGGCAGATGCAGCACTCGCCTTTGGTACCATTGGCCTGGAGCGCACCATGAACCAGTTCAACACCAAGTAAAGCAAAAAGAGACGCAAAGTATAGCGTCTCTTTTTGCATCCGGCGGTCTGTATATCTATCCTGGCGAAGTATACATATAAATACAGGAGCATCATTATCCCGGTGAGCTACCCGCGGCTGCGGCACTCCGGGTTTATACTTTGTAATTTACTTTTCCGTCAGCGACAG
This window contains:
- the purL gene encoding phosphoribosylformylglycinamidine synthase subunit PurL, with amino-acid sequence MEQQLTTVETARKLGLLEEEFERITQILGRTPNFTELSIFSVMWSEHCSYKNSIVWLKTLPKSSPRILAEAGEENAGLVDIGDGYACSFKIESHNHPSAIEPYQGAATGVGGINRDIFTMGARPIAQLNSLRFGNPQSEKTQRLLRGVVKGIGDYGNAFGIPTVGGELFFDECYNINPLVNAFSAGIVKVGETASATSYGAGNPVFIVGSATGKDGIHGAAFASKDITEDSAKDLPSVQVGDPFQEKLLLEATLEIIRSGAVIGMQDMGAAGITCSTSEMSAKGEHGMDIWLDKVPTRQKNMVPFEILLSESQERMLIVMKKGEEQTIKAICDKWDLYCEQIGVVTEGGQLRYYQNGELVAEVPAHDLVLGGGAPVYHREYREPAYFAEAKKFNIDQVQEPEDYQAVAEFLATHPNIASKRWVYRQYDSMVGTATMSTNLPADAAVVKVKGTDKSIVVTVDCNSRYVHADPEQGCAIAVAEAARNIVCAGGEPVAITNCLNFGNPYIPEVYWQFVGAIKGMGKACNAFGTPVTGGNVSFYNQSSDEGPVFPTPTIGMLGIMEKKDNQMTLAFQQAGDAIYLVGNAQNDIASSEYLYSYHNVKLSPAPYFNMDEEVKLQAAVKELITKKLVRSAHDVADGGLYITLLEAAMPLELGFDIETDKNFRKDAFLFGESQGRVVVSVSPDQQAAFEKSLQNNSVNFTKLGVVTRHDCHIDGALFHGITVAKKHYDTALEQILD
- a CDS encoding 50S ribosomal protein L25/general stress protein Ctc, translating into MQTLEIIGFKRANLGKQQSKELRNESFVPGVLYGGGEQVHFYSPAILFRDLVYSPEVYEVDLNIEGTHYRAILQDVQFHPVNEVLLHVDFLQLHDDKEVRMDIPVKMVGVSPGVLAGGKLVTKLRKLKVKALPANLPDFVEVDITDLELGKSIKVSKIKTGNYEILTNPLAPVATVTIPRALKSAQTEEARGKK
- the pth gene encoding aminoacyl-tRNA hydrolase, which gives rise to MKYLIVGLGNIGPEYAETRHNIGFMVLDYLSGKYEGHFEVSRHAFVTEIKSKGRTYVLVKPTTYMNLSGKAVGHYLNTLKIPAEQMLVITDDIALPFGKIRIRAKGSAGGHNGLKHIEETLGHNNYPRLRFGVGDAFHKGKQVDYVLSKFSADEQIDLQTLIEKAADAALAFGTIGLERTMNQFNTK
- a CDS encoding ribose-phosphate pyrophosphokinase gives rise to the protein MPQVKIFSGSASQYLAEKIAAAYGTKLGDLTISRFSDGEIGVHYNESVRGAEVFIVLSTFPPADNLMELMLLVDAAKRASAHKVCVVVPYYGYARQDRKDKPRVAIGSKVVANAIQSVGTDRLMTCDLHAGQIQGFFDIPVDHLDGSAIFVPYLRSLNLGADLIFASPDVGGVVRTRSFAKNFGAEMVVCDKHRKRANEIASMQVIGDVEGMDVVLVDDMVDTAGTITKAAELLKDKGAKSVRAIATHPILSGPAYERIQNSVLEELVVSDTIPLKQQCDKIKVLSFADLFARAINNVVTHESISSLFI